The Desulfovibrio legallii genome segment AAGTGCCCGGTGGCTGGAATCGCGACCTCGCCGCTTACCGCAAACGCCATCAACGCTAGTCAAAGGGGGAGAAGAACATGGCTTTTATTTCTTCCGGGTACAATCCCGACAAACCGATGGAAGGCCGCATTACCGACATCGGCCCCCACAAGTACGACGACTACTTCCCGCCGGTCATCAAAAAGAACTTCGGCAAGTGGCTCTACCACGAAATCCTGGAGCCCGGCGTGCTCATGCATGTGGCCGAAGGCGGCGACAAGTGCTACACCGTCCGCGTGGGCGGCACCCGCACCATGTCCATCACCCACATCCGTGAGCTGTGCGACATCGCCGACAAGTACTGCGGCGGCTACCTGCGCTGGACCACCCGTAACAACATCGAATTCATGGTGGAAGACGAAGCTGCCATGAAAGCCCTGCGCGACGACCTGAACAGCCGCAAGTTCAACGGCGGCTCTTTCAAGTTCCCCGTGGGCGGCACGGGCGCGGGCATCAGCAACATGGTCCACACCCAGGGCTGGGTGCACTGTCACACCCCGGCCACCGACGCCTCCGGCCCGGTCAAGGCCGTGATGGACACCGTGTTTGAAGACTTCAAGAGCATGCGCCTGCCCGCCCCTGTGCGCATCGCCCTGGCCTGCTGCATCAACATGTGCGGCGCGGTGCACTGCTCCGACATCGGCCTGGTGGGCATTCACCGCAAGCCCCCCATGGTGGACCACGAGTGGGCCGACCAGCTCTGCGAAATCCCGCTGGCCGTGGCCGCCTGCCCCACCGCCGCCGTGCGTCCCACCAAGGTGGAACACGACGGCAAGAAGGTGAACTCCATCGCCATTAAGGAAGACCGCTGCATGTACTGCGGCAACTGCTACACCATGTGCCCGGCCCTGCCCATCTCCGATGGCGAGGGCGACGGCATCGCCATCATGGTGGGCGGCAAGGTCTCCAACCGCATCACCATGCCCAAGTTCTCCAAGGTGGTCGTGGGCTACATTCCCAACGAACCGCCCCGCTGGCCCACCCTGACCAAGACCGTG includes the following:
- the dsrB gene encoding dissimilatory-type sulfite reductase subunit beta, with amino-acid sequence MAFISSGYNPDKPMEGRITDIGPHKYDDYFPPVIKKNFGKWLYHEILEPGVLMHVAEGGDKCYTVRVGGTRTMSITHIRELCDIADKYCGGYLRWTTRNNIEFMVEDEAAMKALRDDLNSRKFNGGSFKFPVGGTGAGISNMVHTQGWVHCHTPATDASGPVKAVMDTVFEDFKSMRLPAPVRIALACCINMCGAVHCSDIGLVGIHRKPPMVDHEWADQLCEIPLAVAACPTAAVRPTKVEHDGKKVNSIAIKEDRCMYCGNCYTMCPALPISDGEGDGIAIMVGGKVSNRITMPKFSKVVVGYIPNEPPRWPTLTKTVKHIVEVYAANANKYERLGAWAERIGWETFFKLTGLEFTHHLIDDFRDPAYYTWRQSTQFKF